From one Culex quinquefasciatus strain JHB chromosome 3, VPISU_Cqui_1.0_pri_paternal, whole genome shotgun sequence genomic stretch:
- the LOC6047887 gene encoding uncharacterized protein LOC6047887 translates to MTRVQTYLIVVIVSALFSTTLGSPIFWLLPWSSWLNPTTTSSTSSGTSSTSTATARTPSNVSIAIGDRTNTTAGLDDMGTVIDGLTINAGRRRRSAQQLPEVDFIVPSNESYIQIGNHVIRLPSRNISNITINVVDGVPYVGAGGLPAPPQDVPPNLFDHIKNFFDGVFNRTN, encoded by the exons ATGACCCGAGTTCAGACGTATCTTATCGTTGTTATCGTTTCGGCGTTG TTCTCAACCACTCTGGGATCGCCAATTTTCTGGCTTCTTCCGTGGAGTAGCTGGCTCAACCCAACTACCACAAGCAGTACCAGCAGTGGCACTTCCTCAACCAGCACTGCAACGGCACGAACCCCTTCAAATGTGTCCATAGCGATCGGAGACCGGACCAACACAACCGCCGGACTGGACGACATGGGAACCGTCATCGACGGGCTAACCATAAACGCTGGTCGGCGGAGAAGATCCGCCCAACAGCTGCCCGAGGTGGACTTCATTGTACCAAGTAATGAGTCTTATATTCAAATCGGGAACCACGTGATCAGACTTCCGTCGCGAAACATTTCCAACATCACGATCAACGTGGTCGACGGAGTTCCGTACGTTGGAGCAGGAGGGCTTCCGGCTCCGCCTCAGGATGTGCCTCCAAATTTGTTCGACCACATCAAGAACTTTTTCGACGGGGTCTTCAACCGGACCAACTAA